GGGAGTATGTGCGTCCTGGGTCGCTTCATTCCCGGTCAGCAGAAGAAAACTGCCCGACCGAACATGTTTCGTCACGACCTTCCGTCAAGGTGGCTACACCCCCTTGCGCTGCTAAAGCGGCTATCCCCTGTGGACTTGCCGTCCGCAAACGGTTTTGACAAACCGTTTGCCGCCAGCAAGTTTGAAGATTAGACATAAACAAATCCTCCGCATGGTCTAAGCCATACGGAGGATCAACTGTTTTACGGACACCCGTCTATGCCGGGCCGTCTCCCTGTTTTTTCTGTTCAGAATACCATAGATGGACGAGGGCAAGCATGGCTTTGCCGGGCAGAGATCTGCCCATCCTGCGTCAAATCCCTTGACCATCTCCCATGCAGAGCAAAACACTGTCCCGCTCAGCCGTTTTTGCGCTTGTCGCTGAGCCGCAGCGCAAAATAAAACACTGCGATCAGCTCCGCCTCCATCAGCATCTCCGGATTGACGGAGGCAGACGTCCGCATCGTATATGCGCTGGTGGAGCATCTGCGCCGGTCCCATACGGGCTCCTGACAAAAAGCAGGCACATGGCCGGATGGCCATGTGCCTGCTTTTTGTCTATTTGCCTATCAGAGAAAGTCTCCGAAGAGTCCTCTATCTCATCAGATATCCAGCGTCTGCAGGTCCGTCTCCTCCACCTTCCGCAGCTCCCGGCGGCTGAGGAGGTCATACATACACGGCACCACCAGCAGCGTCATGAGGGTGGCGTACAGCAGGCCGCCGATGCACACCAGCGCCACCGGCTGCATCAGAGCCGTACCGGCGTCGCCGCCGAAGGCCATGACCACAAGGCCCAGAACGGTGGTCATGGACGTCATGAGAATGGGCCGCAGACGGGTGACACCGGCCTCCACAATGGCCTCCCGCCGCTCCATCCCCGACAGGCGCAGCTGGTTGATGTAGTCCACCAGCACGATGCCGTTGTTGACGATGACGCCCACCAGCATCACAAAGCCGATGAGGGACACCACGCTCAGCTCGATGCCGGAGATCAGCAGGGCCAGAAAGCCGCCGGTAAAGGCCAGCGGGATGGTGAACATGACGATCAGCGGGGAGCGCAGCGACTGGAACTGCGCCACCATCACCAGATACACCAGCAGCACCCCCAGCCCCAGCATCAGCAGCAGCTGGCCCATGGCATCCATGATGGCCTCGTTCTCGCCGCTGAACCGGGCGGTGATGCCCTGCGGCAGGTCTACCCCGGCCACCGCCGTCTGGGCGGCGGCTGTGACCTTGGTGACGTTGTAGCCCTCGGCTACCTCCGCCGTGACGGTAACGCAGCGGCGCTGCTGCTCCCGCTGGATGCTGCCGAGGCTGACGGTCTCCTCAATGGTGGCCACGTCGCCCAGACGGAAGCTGGACACTTCCTGACCGGCAGCGTCCGTCAGGGCGCTGCCGCCGGAGAACGTGCTGCCGCCCGCCAGCGCAGACATTCCGCCCATGGAGGAGGTGCTGCCGCTCATACCACTTATGTTACTCATACTGTCTAGATTCGTACCACTGGACGGGGTGATCTCCAGATCCATGAGCTTTTCACGGGTCATGCGGCTCTCCTCCGGGGACTGGACGGAAACCTCCATCTCCAGCCCATCCAGCGTCAGGCCGGAGGAGGCGGAGGTGTTGGTCAGGGCAGAGGCCACCGCCATATACACCTGCGCCACGGTGACGCCCTTTTCCATGGCGGCGTTGCGGTCCACGGAGATGTGGAGAACCGTGGTGGCCTCCTCCAGACCGTCGGACACCTCGCCGGTACCCTCCACGGTTTTCAGGGCCGCCGCCAGCGCCTTGGCGGAGGTCTGGAGGTCCTCCATGTCATCGCCGTAGACCTTCAGAGAGACGCCGCTGCCCGCCAGATAGGTGGACATACTGTCCATGGAGCCGGAGGCCGTCACCTGACAGGGCAGGTCGGCGCACAGCTCCTTGATGGCCTTGCCTGCCTTGGCGCCGGAGGCCCCCTCCGGCATGGTGACGTAGGCGGTGACATCATAGGCACCGCCGGAGCCGCCCATCATGCTGCTCATATCCATGCCGCTGCCGGAGGACATCATGGCACCCACGGCATCCACATTTTCCACCGTACCGGCCCGGCGCACCACCTCGTCCGCCAGTGCCACCGCCTCCTCCCGGCTGATGCCCTCCGGCATGGTAACGGTGAGGCTGATGTTATTCATATCGATCTGGGGCATGAACACGAAGCCCCGGCTGACGGCACCCCACGCAGAGCCAGCCAGCAGCACCACCGCCAGCAGCAGTACCACGGTCTTATGGCCCAGCGACCAGCCCACCGCCCTGCGGTAGGCGGGATAGACCCGCTCCAGCAGGCCGGCCTTCACGGCCTTTTCCTTTTTCAGCATCCCGGAGGCCATGGCCGGCACCAGTGTCAGGGCCACGATGAGGCTGGCCAGAAGAGAATACGTCATGGTCAAGGCCAGATCGGTGAACAGCTGCTTGGTGATGCCCTCCACGAACACAATGGGCAGGAACACGCACACCGTGGTCAGGGTGGAGGCGGTGATGGCCCCCACCACCTGCGCCGCACCGGACACCGCCGCCTGAATGACGGTGGCTCCCTTGGAGCGCAGCCGGTAGATATTCTCGATGACCACCACGGAGTTATCCACCAGCATACCCACTGCCACCGCCAGACCCGAAAGGGAGATCATATTGATGGTGACGCCGGAGAAGTACATCAGCACCACGGCGAAGATCACGCTGACGGGGATGGAGCAGAGGGTGATGAGGGTGGGCCGCAGGTCCTTCAGGAACAGGTACAGGATCAGCACCGCAAACAGAGCGCCCCAGCCCAAGGAGGACAGGATGGAGTTAATGATGATATAGATGTAGTCCCCCTGATCCATCAGCGGCACGAAGTGCAGGCCGTCGTACTCTTTCTCCAGCGTGTCGCAGCGGGCCTGAATGTTGTCGGACACCTCCGCCGTGGCGTAGGCAGACTGCTTGTTGAAGGAGACGATGACGCCGTTGTCGCCGTTGAGCTTGGCGTAGATCTCATCGGAGTTATCCGTCACCACGATCTCCGCCACGTCGGAGAGCTTCACCGGCTCCACGCCCTCCAGACCCAGATCAAAGAGCACCATGTCCGACAGCTCCTGACGGGAGGAGATGCTGTCGCCCACGGAAACCATGTAGTTCACACCGTTCTCCTGCAGATACCCGGCAGGCATGGAGAAGTTCTGAGCCGTCAGCAGGGCGGTGATGGTCTGGATGTTCAGAGCCCCGGAGAGGTCCGCCTGCTCCAGCGCCGAGGCACGGGAGGACTCCAGCGTCCGGAGACCCTGCTCCAGCTGGGTCAAGGCGCTGTCCAGCTGCACATTGGCAGAGAGGAGCTGGGTGACGCCATCGGCCATGGTGATGACTCCCGATGTTACCTCATCGGCAATGGAGGCCACCTCGGAATCATCCTCCAGCCGGCGGATCTGCTCTTTTAGCTGCTCCAGCGTCTCCCGCCACCGTCTGGCGTCCTCCGCCGCCTGCTCCCACGAGGTGTTCAGTGCGGCGATTCGCAGCTCCAGCTCCGCAAGGTCCGCCTGCAGCTGGATGTACTCCGGGTCGTTTTCGATGGCGGCCAGCTGCTCCGCCTTCTCCTCCTCCGTCAGGGAATCGTCCTGCCGGATGGCCTCCATCCGGGCCTGATAGACGGCGTTTTTGGCATCCAGCTGCACCTTCAGTGCCTGAATCTCCGCCAGCTCCTTCAGGTTCGCCTCCAGCCGGCTCTCGCTGCTGCGGAGGGTGGTCAGAGACTGCTGCACGGCGGTCAGGGCCTGCATGGCGGCCTCCCGGACGGCGGACTCCTCCGTCGAGCGGATGGCCCCCTTGGCGCTCTCCAGCTGGCTGCGGGTCCCCTCCAGCTGGCTGGCCGTCTCGTCCAGTGTCTTGCCGATGGCCTCCCGCAGCGTGGCGGTGAGGGCGTCCAGCTTCTCCTGACTGAGGATGATATGGGCCTGCCGCTGCACCGTGCCGCTGACGGTGACGCTGGCTACGCCGGAGATGCCCTCCAGCTTCTGGGTGAGGGTGTTTTCCACAAAATCCGACAGCTCCGTCACATCCTTGCCGCTGTACGACACCGCCGCCACCTGCACCGGCAGCATGGAGGGGTTGATCTTCAGCACATAGGGGGTGCCGACGCCGTCGTCCCAAGAGCCTTGCAGGATGTTGATCTTCTGCTGGATATCCACACTGACGGTGTCCATGTTCACGCCGTCCTCAAACTCCAGCACCACCATGGAGACGCTGTCCTGCGAGGTAGAGGTCACGGACTTGATTTGATCCAGCGTGGACATGGACTGCTCCATGGGCCGGGTGACGGCGGACTCCACCGCCTCCGGGCTGGCACCGGGGTCGGTGGTGACGATGACCACATAGGGGAAATCCATGTTGGGCAGCAGGTCCGGCGTCATTTTCAGATACGCCACCACGCCCAGCACCAACACAGCCAGCACCGCCACAAAGACAGTCAGCGGCTTTTTCACGCTGAATTTGACCATAGAACGCTCCTCCTTGGGAACTGCACCGCATAATAGATAAAGTGTAGCACCCGGTCCCGGCGAAAGCAAGCGCCCTGCCGCAGGATTCACGGAATCGTTACAAACCGAAGGGAGCTTCCCCGTGAGACAGAGCGTCGGGACCGTCAGGATGTACGGCGCAGCCGTCACCGGTATGGCGCCCCGTCGGCGGAGACGGCGGTTCTGAATCTGATACCCTTCTTTTCCCCCCTTATAGGGCAAGGCCCCTCAGCCAAATGACTGAGGGGCCTTGCCTGTCGATGGAGCGCAGAAGGCCGGGAGCGGGGCCGAAACGGCTCCGCTCCCGGTTTTGTATGGTTTGGGTGAAAAAAGAAGCTTACTGGGCAGCCTGATCCTGCTCGTACATATGCCGCAGCATACGAACCACCATGTTGCTGTAGCCCCACTCGTTATCGTACCAGGCGATGAGCTTGACGAAGTCGTGGTCCAGCATGATGCCGGCAGTCTCGTCGAAGATGCAGGGGCAGGGGTTGCCGATGAGGTCGGTGGACACCACCTGATCGGTGGTGTAGCCGATGATATCCTTCATGTACGTCTCCGAGGCGTGGCGGATAGCGTAGCAGATCTCGGCATAGGTGGTGGTGCGGGACAGGCGGGCCGTCAGGTCCACCACGGACACGTCCGCCGTTGGCACACGGAAGGCCATGCCGGTCATCTTGCCCTTCAGGGAGGGAATGACCCGGCCCACGGCCTTGGCGGCACCGGTGGAGGTGGGGATGATGTTGTTGAGGATGGAGCGGCCGGTGCGCCAGTCACTGCCGCCACGGGAGTCCACGGCCTTCTGCTTGGCGGTGGAGGCGTGGATGGTGGACATGAGGCTCTGCTCGATGCCGAACTCCTGATGCACCACCTTGGCCAGCGGGGCCAGACAGTTGGTGGTGCAGCTGGCATTGGAGACCACCTTCATATCCGGGCGGTACAGGCTGTCGTTGACGCCGAACACGAAGGTGGGTGTCACCTCGTCCTTGGCAGGGGCCGTCAGAAGCACCTTTTTGGCACCGCCCTTGAAGTGGCGGGAGGCCTTCTCGGTGGTGTTGTTGGCGCCGGTGGACTCGATGATGTACTCGGCGCCGCACTCATGCCAGGGGGATCATGGCGGCGTCAGACTGGCTGAACACCTTGATCTTATGGCCGTTGACCACCAGGTCGCCGCCCTCGTGCTCCACCGTGCCGTTGAAGTTGCGGAATACGGAGTCGTATTTCAGCAGATACACCATGTAGTCCACGTCCGCCTTGCGGAGGTTGATGCCGCAGATCTCGTACTGCTCCGGATCCTCCGCCAGAATCCGCAGCACCACACGGCCGATACGGCCGAAGCCGTTGATACCAATTTTGATGGCCATAATCCTTTTCCTTTCACCCTGTTGCGTTTTCGCCGTCCGGGACGGCTCTTTTTGTTCCGGGTATATTATACCAAACCGGCGGCGGGACTGTCTGCGGCTTTTGGGCAAAATGGTACACGAATTTTCTGTGCGTTTTCCATAAAAATTGAACATATGAGCCAAAAATATTGAAATTTTTAGCCAAATATTCCATACATTTCAAACGTTTTTGGCAGGTTTTGCGGCTCTCGCAAAAGGCCCCGCTGCGGCGATGCCGCAGCGGGGCCTTTTATGGGTGCGTGGTTGGTCGGGGGACGATGCCCGCGCTGCACGGCTTAGCCGATATACTCCGACGGGTCAATGATGACGCCGTCCTTGGCCACGGAGAAGTGCAGATGGGGGCCCATGCTGCTCTCGGCGGCAGCGGTGCTGCCCACCAGACCGATGATATCCCCCGCCGCCACCTGCTGGCCCTCCGTTACCGGGGGTTCAGCCTGCAGGCAGCTATACTGGGTGGTGTAGCCGCCGGCGTGCTCGATGACCACGGTGGTTCCCATAAGCTCGTCGCTCTTGATCGACACCACCATGCCGCTGGCGGCGGTTTTGACGGCGTCACCCTCGGCGGCTTGGATATCCAGCCCGTTGTGGGTGCGCCAGTCCGCCATGGTTTCGTCATACATCAGTTCCGTGGTGCTGAACACCGTGACGGTGGTGCCGTCCAGCGGAGACACTACCTGCGGCAGCAGGTCCTCCGGCTCCGGGGCGGGCTCCTCCTCCACGGCCGGGACCTCTATGGGCTCCGGCTGGAGCACCGGGGCCGTCCACTGGGCGTCATTGCGCTCGGTTTGCCGGGTGGGCGGGGTGGGGTCGTCGATGGTGACGTTGGCGGGGCGGATCAGGGTGAAATAGCCGATGGCTCCCACTGCCGCAAGGCAGAGAGCAAGGGCTATGTAGAAGCCCTTGCCGCCGGCGGAGCGGGACTTGGAACGGTCGATTCTGCTCATAGCTGCCTTTCCGTTCCGGCGCAGAGCGCCGGAAGCCGCATGGTTGACGGTGTGCGGCACGCCGAAATGGGACGCAAAAAAGTCTCTGCCCTCAGTATGCACAGGCAGAGACTTTTTTAATCATTTTTTCGGCGGAAGGGCATTTTTCTCACCGGACGATGAGGCTCTTACCGTCCATCTCCGGCGGGCAGGCCAGACCCATCACATCCAGAATGGTGGGGGCGATATCCGCCAGACGGCCGGTCCGCAGCTCCGTGCCGGCACCGCAGAGAATGAAGGGCACGGGGTTGGTGGTATGGGCGGTCATGGGACTGCCGTCGGGCTGGCGCATCACCTCGGCGTTGCCGTGGTCGGCGGTGATCATGGCGATGCCTCCCATTTTCAGGGTGGCCTCCACCACACGGCCCACACAGGTATCCACCGTCTCCACCGCCTTCACGGCGGCCTCCAGTACCCCGGTATGGCCCACCATATCGCAGTTGGCGAAGTTCAGGATCACCACGTCGTAGGCCCCGGAGTTGATGCGCTCGACGCACTTGTCGCACACCTCATAGGCGCTCATCTCCGGCTGGAGGTCATAGGTGGCCACCTTGGGGGACGGCACCAGCACCCGGTCCTCGCCGGGATACTGCTTCTCGACACCGCCGTTGAAGAAGAAGGTGACGTGGGCATACTTCTCCGTCTCAGCGATCCGCAGCTGGGTCAGGCTCAGTGAGCTGAGGTACTCGCCCAGCCCGTTCTTCACCGCCACACGGGGCCACGCCACCAGCACGTTGGGCATGGAGGCGTCGTACTCCGTATTGCAGACGTAGGTGGTGGGGAAAAACTCCCGCTGAAAGCCGGTGAAGTCCGGGTCCACGATGGCCCGTGTGATCTCTCTGGCCCGGTCGGGACGGAAGTTGAAGAAAATGACGCTGTCGTTATCGGAGACGGTGCCGTCGCTGTCGCAGACCACCGGCTCCATGAACTCGTCGGTGACGCCTGCCACATAGGACTGGGCCACGGCGTCCACCGGGTCGGGGTTCTGGTTGCCCTCGCCGTAGACCATGGCGTCATAGGCCAGCTGCACCCGCTCCCAGCGGTTGTCCCGGTCCATGGCATAGTAGCGGCCCATGACGGTGGCAATTTTGCCTACCCCCAGACGGCGGCAGGTCTCGGCGCAGTCCGCTACAAAGCCCTTGCCGCTGGTGGGGGACACGTCACGTCCGTCCAGAAAGGCGTGGATATACACCCGGTCCAGCCCCTTGCGGCGGGCCAGCTCCAGCAGGGCGTACAGATGCTGAATATGGGAGTGGACGCCGCCGTCGGACAGCAGGCCGCACAGGTGCAGCCGGGTCCCCTTTTGCAGGCAGTCGTCCACCGCCTTGTTATAGGCTTCGTTGGCAAAGAACGTGCCGTCCTCGATGGCACGGCTGATGCGGGGCAGATCCTGAAACACCACCCGGCCGCCGCCGATGTTGGTGTGGCCCACCTCACTGTTGCCCATCTGCCCCTCCGGCAGGCCCACGTCCAGTCCGCTGGCGGACAGGGTGGTGTGAGCATGATCCGCCCACAGGCGATCCAGCACCGGGGTATTGGCCAGACTGACGGCGTTGCCGGGGCCGGGCTGGGTCAGGCCGAAGCCGTCCATGATGATGAGAGTAGTAGGCGTTTTACCCATAGCAGTTCCTCCCGCAGGCTTATTCCTGATTGGCGGCGTTGACGATCTCCACAAAGTCCGCCGCCTTCAGGGAGGCCCCGCCGATAAGGCCGCCGTCGATATCCGGCTGGCTCAGCAGCTCCGCTGCGTTGGCGGGCTTCATGGAGCCGCCGTACTGCACGGTGACGGAGCGGGCGATGCGGGCGCCGTACAGGTGGCGCACGGTGGTGCGGATGAAGGTGCAGACCTCCGCCGCCTGCTCGGCGGTAGCGGTCTTGCCGGTGCCGATAGCCCAGATGGGTTCATAGGCGATGACGCACTTGCGGACCTTTTCCGCCGGTACGCCGGCCAGAGCGGACTTCACCTGCAGAGCGATGAGCTCCATGGTGATGCCCAGCTCCCGCTGCTCCAGGCTCTCGCCCACGCAGATGATGGGATGCAGGCCCGCCTCCAGCGCCGCCAGCACCTTCTTA
The genomic region above belongs to Vescimonas coprocola and contains:
- a CDS encoding efflux RND transporter permease subunit yields the protein MVKFSVKKPLTVFVAVLAVLVLGVVAYLKMTPDLLPNMDFPYVVIVTTDPGASPEAVESAVTRPMEQSMSTLDQIKSVTSTSQDSVSMVVLEFEDGVNMDTVSVDIQQKINILQGSWDDGVGTPYVLKINPSMLPVQVAAVSYSGKDVTELSDFVENTLTQKLEGISGVASVTVSGTVQRQAHIILSQEKLDALTATLREAIGKTLDETASQLEGTRSQLESAKGAIRSTEESAVREAAMQALTAVQQSLTTLRSSESRLEANLKELAEIQALKVQLDAKNAVYQARMEAIRQDDSLTEEEKAEQLAAIENDPEYIQLQADLAELELRIAALNTSWEQAAEDARRWRETLEQLKEQIRRLEDDSEVASIADEVTSGVITMADGVTQLLSANVQLDSALTQLEQGLRTLESSRASALEQADLSGALNIQTITALLTAQNFSMPAGYLQENGVNYMVSVGDSISSRQELSDMVLFDLGLEGVEPVKLSDVAEIVVTDNSDEIYAKLNGDNGVIVSFNKQSAYATAEVSDNIQARCDTLEKEYDGLHFVPLMDQGDYIYIIINSILSSLGWGALFAVLILYLFLKDLRPTLITLCSIPVSVIFAVVLMYFSGVTINMISLSGLAVAVGMLVDNSVVVIENIYRLRSKGATVIQAAVSGAAQVVGAITASTLTTVCVFLPIVFVEGITKQLFTDLALTMTYSLLASLIVALTLVPAMASGMLKKEKAVKAGLLERVYPAYRRAVGWSLGHKTVVLLLAVVLLAGSAWGAVSRGFVFMPQIDMNNISLTVTMPEGISREEAVALADEVVRRAGTVENVDAVGAMMSSGSGMDMSSMMGGSGGAYDVTAYVTMPEGASGAKAGKAIKELCADLPCQVTASGSMDSMSTYLAGSGVSLKVYGDDMEDLQTSAKALAAALKTVEGTGEVSDGLEEATTVLHISVDRNAAMEKGVTVAQVYMAVASALTNTSASSGLTLDGLEMEVSVQSPEESRMTREKLMDLEITPSSGTNLDSMSNISGMSGSTSSMGGMSALAGGSTFSGGSALTDAAGQEVSSFRLGDVATIEETVSLGSIQREQQRRCVTVTAEVAEGYNVTKVTAAAQTAVAGVDLPQGITARFSGENEAIMDAMGQLLLMLGLGVLLVYLVMVAQFQSLRSPLIVMFTIPLAFTGGFLALLISGIELSVVSLIGFVMLVGVIVNNGIVLVDYINQLRLSGMERREAIVEAGVTRLRPILMTSMTTVLGLVVMAFGGDAGTALMQPVALVCIGGLLYATLMTLLVVPCMYDLLSRRELRKVEETDLQTLDI
- the tpiA gene encoding triose-phosphate isomerase; the protein is MNRRYRKTIIAGNWKMNKTASETKKFAEELKAILPKAKWCDVVVCVPAVNIPAAMKAFKDVRVSVGAQNVFYEKSGAYTGEVSADMLKDLGVKYVIIGHSERRQYFGETDFTVNKKVLAALEAGLHPIICVGESLEQRELGITMELIALQVKSALAGVPAEKVRKCVIAYEPIWAIGTGKTATAEQAAEVCTFIRTTVRHLYGARIARSVTVQYGGSMKPANAAELLSQPDIDGGLIGGASLKAADFVEIVNAANQE
- a CDS encoding M23 family metallopeptidase; its protein translation is MSRIDRSKSRSAGGKGFYIALALCLAAVGAIGYFTLIRPANVTIDDPTPPTRQTERNDAQWTAPVLQPEPIEVPAVEEEPAPEPEDLLPQVVSPLDGTTVTVFSTTELMYDETMADWRTHNGLDIQAAEGDAVKTAASGMVVSIKSDELMGTTVVIEHAGGYTTQYSCLQAEPPVTEGQQVAAGDIIGLVGSTAAAESSMGPHLHFSVAKDGVIIDPSEYIG
- the gpmI gene encoding 2,3-bisphosphoglycerate-independent phosphoglycerate mutase; the encoded protein is MGKTPTTLIIMDGFGLTQPGPGNAVSLANTPVLDRLWADHAHTTLSASGLDVGLPEGQMGNSEVGHTNIGGGRVVFQDLPRISRAIEDGTFFANEAYNKAVDDCLQKGTRLHLCGLLSDGGVHSHIQHLYALLELARRKGLDRVYIHAFLDGRDVSPTSGKGFVADCAETCRRLGVGKIATVMGRYYAMDRDNRWERVQLAYDAMVYGEGNQNPDPVDAVAQSYVAGVTDEFMEPVVCDSDGTVSDNDSVIFFNFRPDRAREITRAIVDPDFTGFQREFFPTTYVCNTEYDASMPNVLVAWPRVAVKNGLGEYLSSLSLTQLRIAETEKYAHVTFFFNGGVEKQYPGEDRVLVPSPKVATYDLQPEMSAYEVCDKCVERINSGAYDVVILNFANCDMVGHTGVLEAAVKAVETVDTCVGRVVEATLKMGGIAMITADHGNAEVMRQPDGSPMTAHTTNPVPFILCGAGTELRTGRLADIAPTILDVMGLACPPEMDGKSLIVR